Proteins from a genomic interval of Youhaiella tibetensis:
- a CDS encoding DMT family transporter, protein MPSTASSPTAPSAPGIDYVGYALAIGGAVLFSTKGIFIKLAYQHGVPTETVLALRMLVALPVYAVILVTLLRRNPTLRQKLTPSLVISSMAVGMLGYYVSSYLDFAGLNFLSAQFERLVLFTYPFFTLMFGVWFFGDRMNWGVVPGMALSYLGLLVIFGWNLSTNPDGLWVGTGLVLASALTFAFYQHLAKRQMNHIGTGLFTCIAMGTAAIAAITQNTLWHGVASYGALSAPVWGYGLALGVLGTVVPSFLMNGGIARIGARATSSTGAFGPLFTIAIAVVVLNEPFTLYHAVGTACVILGSVWFGRADNRAKAKARTTQAAAAA, encoded by the coding sequence ATGCCATCGACAGCCTCCTCCCCGACCGCGCCATCCGCACCCGGTATCGACTATGTCGGCTATGCCCTCGCCATCGGCGGGGCGGTGCTCTTTTCCACCAAGGGCATCTTCATCAAGCTTGCCTACCAGCACGGCGTGCCCACCGAGACGGTGCTCGCCCTGCGCATGCTGGTGGCCCTGCCCGTCTACGCGGTGATCCTGGTGACGCTGCTGCGGCGCAATCCGACCCTGCGCCAGAAGCTCACCCCGTCCCTCGTGATCTCGAGCATGGCCGTGGGCATGTTGGGCTATTACGTGTCGAGCTATCTCGATTTCGCCGGGCTCAATTTCCTTTCGGCCCAGTTCGAGCGGCTGGTGCTGTTCACCTATCCCTTCTTCACCCTCATGTTCGGCGTCTGGTTCTTCGGGGATCGCATGAACTGGGGCGTGGTGCCGGGCATGGCCCTCTCCTACCTGGGCCTGCTGGTGATTTTCGGCTGGAACCTCTCCACCAATCCGGATGGCCTTTGGGTCGGCACCGGCCTGGTCCTGGCTTCCGCGCTGACCTTCGCCTTCTACCAGCACCTGGCCAAGCGGCAGATGAACCATATCGGCACCGGGCTTTTCACCTGCATCGCCATGGGCACGGCCGCCATCGCCGCCATCACCCAGAACACCCTCTGGCACGGGGTGGCGAGTTATGGCGCGCTCTCGGCCCCGGTCTGGGGTTATGGGCTGGCGCTGGGGGTCCTGGGCACGGTGGTGCCCTCGTTCCTGATGAACGGCGGCATCGCGCGCATCGGGGCCCGGGCGACCTCCTCGACCGGCGCCTTCGGCCCGCTTTTCACCATCGCCATCGCCGTAGTCGTTCTCAACGAGCCTTTTACCCTCTACCATGCCGTCGGCACGGCCTGCGTCATCCTGGGTTCGGTCTGGTTCGGCCGCGCCGATAACCGGGCCAAGGCAAAGGCCAGGACGACCCAGGCGGCGGCCGCTGCCTGA